A stretch of Gemmatimonas aurantiaca T-27 DNA encodes these proteins:
- a CDS encoding nucleotide sugar dehydrogenase, which translates to MPDTSSNHRSALLARIEDRSAVIGVIGLGYVGLPLAMEFVHAGFRVIGYDVSARVVDLLMGGQSHIQDVPGAQVQAAVASGSFVATTLEDRLGECDAISIAVPTPLSKTRDPDMAYVLSAADAIARQAHPGLCVVLESTTYPGTTRELLQPRLEAKGLTVGQDIFVAFSPERVDPGNAVYHTKNTPKVVGGITPACVEVASALYASCIDTVVPVSSPEAAELVKLLENTFRAVNIGLVNEIAIMCDKLGVNVWEVIDAAATKPFGFMKFTPGPGIGGHCIPLDPHYLAWKMRTLNYKTRFIDLASEINSHMPEWVVARAASSLNDVSKAVRGSRVLVLGVAYKRDIDDVRESPALDVIRLLEGRGAEVQYHDPFVHEFREDGHVYRSVPLTADLLATVDAVVIITDHKSMDYQLVVDHASLILDTRNITAGLKPGRARIRSLADVDDGRYERRRTPRN; encoded by the coding sequence ATGCCGGATACATCGTCCAATCACCGCTCTGCCCTGCTCGCCCGTATCGAGGATCGGTCCGCCGTGATTGGCGTGATTGGCCTGGGCTACGTCGGCCTGCCGCTCGCCATGGAGTTCGTGCACGCGGGCTTCCGGGTCATCGGGTATGACGTGAGTGCACGGGTCGTGGATCTGCTGATGGGTGGACAGTCACACATTCAGGATGTGCCAGGCGCGCAGGTGCAGGCGGCGGTGGCCAGCGGCAGCTTTGTCGCCACCACGCTGGAAGACCGGCTCGGCGAGTGTGATGCCATTTCGATCGCGGTGCCCACGCCATTGTCCAAGACGCGTGACCCGGACATGGCGTATGTGTTGAGCGCCGCCGATGCGATCGCGCGTCAGGCGCATCCGGGGCTCTGCGTCGTGCTGGAGAGCACCACGTATCCGGGTACGACGCGGGAACTGTTGCAGCCGCGACTCGAAGCCAAAGGCCTGACCGTGGGCCAGGACATCTTCGTGGCGTTCAGCCCCGAGCGCGTGGACCCGGGCAACGCGGTGTATCACACGAAGAACACACCCAAGGTCGTTGGTGGTATCACGCCCGCCTGTGTGGAGGTGGCCTCGGCGTTGTATGCGAGCTGCATCGACACCGTGGTGCCGGTGTCATCGCCGGAGGCGGCGGAGCTCGTGAAGCTGCTCGAGAACACGTTCCGGGCGGTGAACATCGGCCTGGTGAACGAAATCGCGATCATGTGTGACAAGCTGGGTGTGAACGTCTGGGAAGTCATCGATGCGGCGGCCACCAAGCCGTTTGGGTTCATGAAGTTCACCCCGGGCCCTGGCATCGGGGGACACTGCATTCCGCTCGATCCGCACTACCTCGCCTGGAAGATGCGCACGCTGAACTACAAGACGCGCTTCATCGACCTCGCCAGCGAGATCAATTCGCACATGCCCGAGTGGGTGGTGGCACGCGCCGCCTCGTCACTCAATGATGTGAGCAAGGCCGTGCGTGGCAGTCGGGTGTTGGTACTCGGTGTGGCCTACAAGCGGGACATCGATGATGTGCGTGAGAGCCCGGCACTGGATGTGATCCGTCTCCTCGAAGGACGTGGAGCCGAGGTGCAGTACCATGATCCATTTGTGCACGAGTTCCGCGAGGACGGGCATGTGTACCGCTCGGTGCCACTCACTGCTGACCTGCTGGCGACGGTGGACGCTGTGGTCATCATCACCGACCACAAGAGCATGGACTATCAGTTGGTGGTCGACCACGCGTCACTGATTCTCGATACCCGCAACATTACCGCCGGCCTCAAGCCGGGGCGGGCACGCATCCGAAGCCTGGCTGATGTGGATGACGGGCGCTATGAACGGCGTCGCACACCGCGCAACTGA
- the wecB gene encoding non-hydrolyzing UDP-N-acetylglucosamine 2-epimerase, producing the protein MKLLHIVGARPNFPKLAPVHRAARAIGLDQIIVHTGQHYDEAMSASFFRDLGIPEPDVNLEVGSGSHAAQTARIIERFEPVLLEHNPDWLVVYGDVNSTMATAIVAAKLGVRIAHVEAGLRSNDRGMPEEINRLVTDRLANLLLTPSVDAEATLLNEGEPASEIVFVGNVMIDTLFASLDRAAETNYAHRQGADGSHIVVTLHRPSNVDDPERLRTVCAELALLAEERQVFFPAHPRTQQQLKQLGIDLGRIQLGDPIAYFEMLDLVRHAHAVVTDSGGLQEETTALGIPCFTLRPNTERPITVVEGTNQLVHDLSTLAALVRGAQRADPPRRPAGWDGKAGERVAAALAARP; encoded by the coding sequence TTGAAGCTGCTTCACATCGTCGGCGCCAGGCCGAATTTCCCCAAGCTCGCCCCCGTGCATCGCGCCGCCCGCGCCATCGGGCTGGACCAGATTATCGTGCACACCGGCCAGCACTACGACGAAGCCATGTCGGCCAGCTTCTTCCGGGATCTCGGGATTCCGGAGCCAGATGTCAATCTGGAGGTCGGCTCGGGAAGCCATGCGGCGCAAACAGCGCGGATCATCGAACGCTTTGAACCGGTGCTGCTGGAGCACAATCCGGACTGGCTGGTGGTGTATGGCGACGTCAATTCGACCATGGCCACCGCCATTGTCGCGGCCAAACTCGGCGTGCGCATCGCCCACGTCGAAGCCGGGCTTCGCAGCAACGATCGTGGCATGCCGGAAGAGATCAATCGCCTGGTGACCGACCGTCTCGCCAATCTGCTGCTCACTCCATCGGTCGACGCAGAAGCGACGCTGTTGAACGAAGGTGAACCGGCCAGCGAGATCGTGTTTGTGGGCAATGTCATGATCGACACGCTGTTTGCCTCACTCGATCGTGCAGCCGAAACCAACTACGCGCATCGCCAGGGTGCCGACGGCTCTCACATTGTCGTCACGTTGCACCGGCCATCCAATGTCGATGATCCGGAGCGGCTGCGCACGGTGTGCGCCGAACTCGCGCTGCTGGCGGAAGAACGCCAGGTGTTCTTCCCTGCCCACCCACGCACCCAGCAACAGTTGAAGCAGCTCGGAATCGATCTCGGGCGCATCCAGCTCGGCGATCCGATCGCGTACTTCGAAATGCTCGATCTCGTACGGCATGCCCATGCCGTGGTCACCGATTCCGGTGGCCTGCAGGAGGAAACCACGGCGCTGGGCATTCCGTGTTTCACGCTGCGCCCCAACACTGAGCGCCCAATCACCGTTGTGGAGGGCACCAACCAACTGGTGCACGATCTGTCGACGCTCGCCGCACTCGTGCGTGGTGCCCAGCGTGCAGATCCGCCGCGACGTCCTGCGGGGTGGGATGGCAAAGCAGGAGAGCGTGTCGCAGCCGCTCTCGCGGCACGTCCCTGA
- a CDS encoding sugar transferase gives MATSTAYTDLVTDIRTARRVAEPGSRTPARAATTADNGLGDGFEPRSRSELISRAFNVALALILLVLSAPVMLVAALLVRLTSRGPVLYTQVRVGIDRRWTRSRALNERRREDLGGAPFTIYKFRSMRVDAEVNGQAVWAKKDDDRVTSMGRFMRKTRIDELPQLFNVLKGDMNIVGPRPERPSIFVRLREQIDEYPVRQRVKPGITGLAQISNPYDQCLDDVRRKVAFDIEYMRTQSLGEDLRIMLKTFPVMLMRIGGW, from the coding sequence ATGGCAACCTCCACTGCCTACACAGATCTGGTAACGGATATCCGCACGGCTCGGCGTGTCGCTGAGCCCGGAAGCCGCACCCCTGCTCGTGCTGCGACCACTGCTGACAATGGACTGGGTGATGGGTTCGAGCCGCGCTCCCGGAGCGAGCTGATCTCCCGTGCGTTCAATGTGGCGTTGGCGCTGATTCTGCTGGTGCTTTCGGCGCCGGTCATGCTCGTGGCGGCGCTGCTGGTGCGGCTGACGTCACGCGGCCCGGTACTGTATACGCAGGTCCGCGTGGGAATTGATCGTCGCTGGACACGCAGTCGCGCACTGAACGAACGCCGCCGCGAAGACCTTGGTGGCGCGCCTTTCACGATCTACAAGTTCCGCTCCATGCGGGTGGACGCGGAAGTGAATGGTCAGGCCGTGTGGGCCAAGAAAGACGACGATCGGGTCACGTCGATGGGCCGTTTCATGCGCAAGACGCGTATCGACGAACTGCCGCAGTTGTTCAATGTGCTGAAGGGCGACATGAACATCGTTGGGCCGCGTCCGGAGCGTCCGAGCATCTTTGTTCGTCTGCGCGAGCAGATCGATGAGTATCCGGTACGGCAGCGTGTGAAGCCGGGCATTACCGGCCTGGCGCAGATCTCCAATCCGTACGATCAGTGCCTCGACGATGTGCGCCGCAAGGTGGCGTTCGACATCGAGTACATGCGCACCCAGTCGCTCGGTGAAGACCTGCGCATCATGCTGAAGACGTTCCCCGTGATGCTGATGCGCATCGGCGGCTGGTAA
- a CDS encoding vWA domain-containing protein: MRFHTYTKFNPQLADAVDLQALLDQLADFLLQSGFAGGSEGYWGDPGDEPDRSVGGLQEAILQALIESGQLTPDILKALRGEGDEVSEEKLAQLLDGLVQRLVEDGFLSMESTGQVPTGHQPVTGKGSLSQAAARDVQFNLTGKGIDFLGFKTLRHLLGSLGKSSIGNHDTPQLATGVESDAWSKPYEFGDSLNLDVPATLANALARTGSLDVPIDLDYGDLMVRQSEYRSSCATVLMLDTSHSMILYGEDRFTPAKKVALALTHLIRTQFPGDTIRVVLFHDSAEEIPIETLAMAQVGPYHTNTAEGLKLARRLLLAQKKDMRQIIMITDGKPSALTMPDGQVYKNSMGLDGHVIGETLREVAACRKSGIMINTFMLARDRALVEFVKRVSEISRGKAYFTNTMSLGQFVLMDFLKKKTSRVR; encoded by the coding sequence ATGCGCTTCCACACCTACACGAAGTTCAATCCGCAGCTCGCGGACGCGGTCGACCTGCAAGCGCTGCTCGACCAACTGGCGGACTTCCTGCTGCAATCCGGTTTTGCCGGCGGCAGCGAGGGCTATTGGGGAGATCCGGGTGATGAGCCCGACCGCTCCGTGGGCGGGCTCCAGGAAGCCATTCTCCAGGCACTGATCGAGAGCGGCCAGCTCACCCCGGATATTCTCAAAGCCCTCCGGGGCGAAGGCGACGAAGTCTCCGAAGAGAAGCTCGCGCAGTTGCTCGATGGACTGGTGCAACGCCTGGTCGAAGACGGGTTCCTTTCGATGGAAAGCACAGGACAGGTTCCTACCGGCCATCAACCGGTGACCGGCAAAGGCTCACTGTCTCAGGCCGCCGCCCGCGACGTGCAGTTCAATCTCACAGGCAAGGGCATCGACTTCCTGGGCTTCAAGACGTTGCGCCACCTGCTCGGCTCATTGGGCAAATCCAGCATCGGCAATCACGACACACCGCAATTGGCCACCGGTGTGGAGAGTGATGCGTGGAGCAAGCCGTACGAATTCGGCGATTCGCTCAATCTCGATGTACCAGCCACGTTGGCGAATGCACTGGCCCGTACCGGTTCACTCGACGTGCCCATCGATCTCGACTACGGAGATCTGATGGTGCGACAGAGTGAATATCGTTCGAGCTGCGCAACGGTACTGATGCTCGACACTTCGCACTCCATGATTCTGTACGGCGAGGACCGCTTTACACCCGCCAAGAAGGTGGCGCTCGCCCTCACACATCTCATTCGCACGCAGTTCCCTGGCGATACGATCCGTGTGGTGCTGTTTCATGACAGCGCCGAGGAGATCCCGATCGAAACGCTGGCCATGGCGCAAGTCGGGCCGTATCACACCAACACGGCCGAAGGGCTCAAACTGGCCCGGCGTTTACTGCTGGCGCAGAAGAAAGACATGCGCCAGATCATCATGATCACCGACGGCAAACCCTCGGCGTTGACCATGCCTGACGGGCAGGTCTACAAAAACTCGATGGGTCTCGACGGCCATGTGATCGGCGAGACCCTGCGCGAGGTGGCCGCGTGTCGCAAGAGCGGCATCATGATCAATACGTTCATGCTGGCCCGCGATCGTGCGCTGGTGGAATTCGTGAAGCGGGTCAGCGAGATCAGTCGCGGCAAGGCCTACTTCACCAACACGATGAGCCTCGGCCAGTTCGTGCTGATGGACTTCCTGAAGAAAAAGACGAGCCGGGTGCGCTGA
- a CDS encoding PEP-CTERM sorting domain-containing protein, with protein MLSFRSKSLVAAFGALALGATDVQAQFYRSGEQTTGVCAGGYTVCDLNWTVQWFGLSGGFTNGGAHEAAIITNPPSGGGAAGPWAPNIPGVQQWIGAANGATLPVNTGNGVSNYRYFFQTTFEQLVSGVVDFGIGWDNQLVGAWVGGAIQGDGTFSGGTSLLPGVGIGSPYQSGKSGFCRADGVFPEAQHPNCVLNLSLFVNAGENAVLTFAIEGDGTTDGLLVGSSYSTVPEPSTYALMIAGLAAMGVVARRRRRA; from the coding sequence ATGTTGAGTTTCCGTTCAAAGAGTCTTGTGGCTGCGTTCGGCGCGTTGGCGTTGGGTGCGACGGATGTGCAGGCGCAGTTCTACCGCAGCGGTGAGCAGACGACTGGTGTGTGCGCGGGTGGATACACGGTCTGTGATCTGAACTGGACGGTGCAGTGGTTCGGACTGTCCGGCGGCTTCACCAACGGTGGCGCGCACGAAGCGGCCATCATCACCAACCCGCCAAGCGGCGGCGGTGCGGCTGGCCCGTGGGCGCCGAACATTCCCGGTGTGCAGCAGTGGATCGGCGCGGCCAATGGTGCCACGCTTCCGGTGAACACGGGCAATGGCGTCAGCAACTACCGCTACTTCTTCCAGACCACGTTCGAGCAGCTCGTCTCGGGTGTGGTGGACTTCGGGATCGGCTGGGACAACCAGCTCGTGGGTGCGTGGGTCGGCGGTGCGATCCAGGGTGATGGCACGTTCTCGGGCGGCACGTCGTTGCTGCCGGGCGTTGGCATCGGCTCCCCGTACCAGAGCGGCAAGAGCGGTTTCTGCCGCGCTGATGGTGTCTTCCCGGAAGCGCAGCACCCGAACTGTGTTCTGAACCTCTCGTTGTTCGTCAACGCCGGTGAAAACGCAGTGCTCACCTTTGCCATCGAAGGCGACGGGACCACCGATGGTTTGCTGGTCGGCAGCTCGTACTCGACGGTGCCGGAGCCCAGCACCTACGCCCTGATGATCGCCGGTCTGGCGGCCATGGGTGTGGTCGCTCGCCGTCGTCGTCGCGCCTGA